A single region of the Micropterus dolomieu isolate WLL.071019.BEF.003 ecotype Adirondacks linkage group LG02, ASM2129224v1, whole genome shotgun sequence genome encodes:
- the drc3 gene encoding dynein regulatory complex subunit 3 isoform X1, giving the protein MDDHCGKVKAILMDEEILQKAVEEQVTQDQSGRLAVADGIHFHEILKLRLDYRNILMIDHLWEFTSLARLDMNNNLIEKIEGLERLGNLKWLNLSFNRIEKIEGLESLRKLEVLNLSNNRISVIEKMDGLEKLTHFCIANNLLGQLDNVLYLRKFKNLFTLNLFGNPVSKENDYKIFIAGYFPTLMCLDYRLLDQKTKNEASIKYHYVLEEMRHEELQMQQDDQAEQSQKAGLKLHTDAFVEFLNGPCLFKSMFKDDPEADKLHLVPGVAHLLQTFEHQTVELCTQLFEIGLAEHKRRETEVNSFFIGQTQAVTDYQQKALQTLANFEQQHNTRMRELQQLSDPDLLKVKINHCNDEINQLCNSLMTLEFQLVSLLEDILEKFDITISDMVGNFSETVQGIFTQCRDLEDKYHEKVCAIAEATLEKVAKESLEEDMPDDIKMLFTDRDTVMSALTTGHDNHLLQINGRETQLVTRVNAWKVALIKGIHDKELKQNRMRISDIHRYVDHLREQLEELQ; this is encoded by the exons ATGGACGATCATTGTGGTAAAGTTAAGGCCATTTTGATGGATGAGGAGATTCTGCAGAAGGCAGTAGAGGAGCAAGTCACTCAAGATCAGAGTGGGCGCCTTGCTGTGGCAGATGGAATCCACTTTCATGAAATCCTTAAACTTCGTCTGGACTACAGaa ATATCCTGATGATTGACCACTTATGGGAATTCACGTCCTTGGCCAGGCTTGATATGAACAACAATCTCATAGAGAAGATTGAGGGCCTGGAGCGTCTGGGCAATCTGAAGTGGCTTA ATCTGTCATTCAACAGAATAGAGAAAATTGAGGGTCTGGAGTCTCTGCGGAAGCTTGAAGTGCTGAATTTGTCCAACAACAGAATCTCTGTCATTGAAAAAATGGACGGGCTTGAGAAACTCACTCATTTCTGCATTGCAAACAACCTCCTTGGACAGTTGGACAAC GTGCTCTATCTCAGGAAGTTTAAGAACCTGTTCACCCTCAACCTATTTGGAAATCCTGTGTCTAAGGAAAACGATTACAAAATTTTCATCGCAGGATACTTTCCGACATTGATGTGCCTGGACTACAGATTACTTGACCAGAAAACA AAAAATGAAGCATCTATCAAATACCACTATGTCCTTGAGGAGATGAGACATGAGGAGCTGCAGATGCAACAAGATGATCAAGCTGAGCAAAGCCAGAAAGCTGGACTCAAATTACACACA GATGCCTTTGTGGAGTTCCTGAATGGGCCTTGTCTGTTTAAGAGCATGTTCAAAGATGATCCAGAGGCAGATAAATTACACCTGGTTCCTGGGGTGGCTCATTTGCTTCAAAC ATTTGAGCACCAAACGGTGGAGCTGTGCACGCAGTTATTTGAAATAGGCTTGGCTGAACATAAgcgaagagagacagaggtgaaCTCCTTCTTCATAGGTCAGACTCAAGCTGTGACAGACTACCAGCAGAAAGCATTGCAAACGTTGGCAAATTTTGAGCAGCAACACAATACG AGGATGAGGGAGTTGCAGCAGTTATCAGACCCAGACCTACTGAAGGTCAAGATCAACCACTGTAATGATGAAATCAACCAACTCTGTAACAGCCTCATGACACTGGAGTTTCAGCTGGTCAGCCTGCTGGAG GATATCCTCGAGAAGTTTGACATCACAATCTCGGACATGGTCGGCAACTTCAGTGAAACTGTTCAAGGAAT ATTTACCCAATGTCGAGATCTGGAGGACAAGTATCACGAGAAGGTGTGTGCGATTGCTGAAGCCACTCTGGAGAAAGTAGCCAAGGAGAGCCTGGAGGAGGACATGCCAGATGATATTAAAATG CTGTTTACCGACAGAGACACAGTGATGTCTGCACTGACCACCGGTCACGATAACCACCTGCTGCAGATCAATGGCCGAGAGACTCAGCTTGTTACACGTGTCAATGCCTGGAAAGTGGCCCTCATTAAAGGG ATTCACGACAAAGAACTTAAGCAGAACCGCATGCGCATCTCAGACATCCACAGATATGTGGACCATTTGagggagcagctggaggagTTGCAGTAG
- the drc3 gene encoding dynein regulatory complex subunit 3 isoform X2 — MDDHCGKVKAILMDEEILQKAVEEQVTQDQSGRLAVADGIHFHEILKLRLDYRNILMIDHLWEFTSLARLDMNNNLIEKIEGLERLGNLKWLNLSFNRIEKIEGLESLRKLEVLNLSNNRISVIEKMDGLEKLTHFCIANNLLGQLDNVLYLRKFKNLFTLNLFGNPVSKENDYKIFIAGYFPTLMCLDYRLLDQKTKNEASIKYHYVLEEMRHEELQMQQDDQAEQSQKAGLKLHTDAFVEFLNGPCLFKSMFKDDPEADKLHLVPGVAHLLQTFEHQTVELCTQLFEIGLAEHKRRETERMRELQQLSDPDLLKVKINHCNDEINQLCNSLMTLEFQLVSLLEDILEKFDITISDMVGNFSETVQGIFTQCRDLEDKYHEKVCAIAEATLEKVAKESLEEDMPDDIKMLFTDRDTVMSALTTGHDNHLLQINGRETQLVTRVNAWKVALIKGIHDKELKQNRMRISDIHRYVDHLREQLEELQ; from the exons ATGGACGATCATTGTGGTAAAGTTAAGGCCATTTTGATGGATGAGGAGATTCTGCAGAAGGCAGTAGAGGAGCAAGTCACTCAAGATCAGAGTGGGCGCCTTGCTGTGGCAGATGGAATCCACTTTCATGAAATCCTTAAACTTCGTCTGGACTACAGaa ATATCCTGATGATTGACCACTTATGGGAATTCACGTCCTTGGCCAGGCTTGATATGAACAACAATCTCATAGAGAAGATTGAGGGCCTGGAGCGTCTGGGCAATCTGAAGTGGCTTA ATCTGTCATTCAACAGAATAGAGAAAATTGAGGGTCTGGAGTCTCTGCGGAAGCTTGAAGTGCTGAATTTGTCCAACAACAGAATCTCTGTCATTGAAAAAATGGACGGGCTTGAGAAACTCACTCATTTCTGCATTGCAAACAACCTCCTTGGACAGTTGGACAAC GTGCTCTATCTCAGGAAGTTTAAGAACCTGTTCACCCTCAACCTATTTGGAAATCCTGTGTCTAAGGAAAACGATTACAAAATTTTCATCGCAGGATACTTTCCGACATTGATGTGCCTGGACTACAGATTACTTGACCAGAAAACA AAAAATGAAGCATCTATCAAATACCACTATGTCCTTGAGGAGATGAGACATGAGGAGCTGCAGATGCAACAAGATGATCAAGCTGAGCAAAGCCAGAAAGCTGGACTCAAATTACACACA GATGCCTTTGTGGAGTTCCTGAATGGGCCTTGTCTGTTTAAGAGCATGTTCAAAGATGATCCAGAGGCAGATAAATTACACCTGGTTCCTGGGGTGGCTCATTTGCTTCAAAC ATTTGAGCACCAAACGGTGGAGCTGTGCACGCAGTTATTTGAAATAGGCTTGGCTGAACATAAgcgaagagagacagag AGGATGAGGGAGTTGCAGCAGTTATCAGACCCAGACCTACTGAAGGTCAAGATCAACCACTGTAATGATGAAATCAACCAACTCTGTAACAGCCTCATGACACTGGAGTTTCAGCTGGTCAGCCTGCTGGAG GATATCCTCGAGAAGTTTGACATCACAATCTCGGACATGGTCGGCAACTTCAGTGAAACTGTTCAAGGAAT ATTTACCCAATGTCGAGATCTGGAGGACAAGTATCACGAGAAGGTGTGTGCGATTGCTGAAGCCACTCTGGAGAAAGTAGCCAAGGAGAGCCTGGAGGAGGACATGCCAGATGATATTAAAATG CTGTTTACCGACAGAGACACAGTGATGTCTGCACTGACCACCGGTCACGATAACCACCTGCTGCAGATCAATGGCCGAGAGACTCAGCTTGTTACACGTGTCAATGCCTGGAAAGTGGCCCTCATTAAAGGG ATTCACGACAAAGAACTTAAGCAGAACCGCATGCGCATCTCAGACATCCACAGATATGTGGACCATTTGagggagcagctggaggagTTGCAGTAG